A single window of Bacteroidota bacterium DNA harbors:
- a CDS encoding rhomboid family intramembrane serine protease produces MTNEIQHNNNSYFTIPLYFVLLLWLVKWAEYKFGLDLAVFGVKPQSFSGLRGVIFSPFLHGDTTHLFNNSIPVFLLSMALFYFYKPIAWRVLIFSWVISGMLTWFIGRGNSYHIGASGVIYALASFLFFSGVIRKHPKLMAISLIVTFLYGSMVWGIFPNKVEVSWEGHLSGALVGLLLAIVFRKIGPRKKSYHWEDEERELTEHEKYLEDLALKAGEEEDERQKIKDERQKIKDEGQKRKVYPEHSRRDKIEEEVKNIPDKLSHKPVKYHYKPKKEE; encoded by the coding sequence ATGACAAACGAAATCCAACATAACAATAATTCATACTTCACAATACCATTGTATTTTGTGTTGTTGTTGTGGCTGGTGAAATGGGCGGAATACAAGTTTGGTCTTGATTTGGCAGTATTTGGAGTAAAACCTCAAAGCTTTTCAGGACTTAGAGGGGTGATTTTTTCACCTTTTCTGCATGGCGATACAACCCATTTGTTTAACAATTCTATTCCGGTGTTTTTATTGTCGATGGCACTGTTTTATTTTTATAAGCCCATTGCCTGGAGGGTTCTTATTTTTTCGTGGGTAATTAGCGGTATGCTTACGTGGTTTATTGGAAGAGGTAACAGTTACCATATTGGTGCCAGTGGTGTTATATATGCCTTAGCCTCATTTTTGTTTTTTAGCGGTGTAATCAGAAAACATCCAAAGCTGATGGCTATATCTTTAATAGTTACATTCCTGTATGGAAGCATGGTTTGGGGAATATTTCCAAATAAAGTTGAGGTTTCATGGGAAGGCCATCTATCCGGAGCCTTGGTCGGATTGTTATTGGCAATTGTTTTCAGAAAGATAGGGCCACGTAAAAAGAGTTATCACTGGGAAGATGAAGAGCGTGAATTAACCGAGCATGAAAAATATCTTGAAGATTTGGCTTTAAAAGCCGGTGAGGAGGAAGATGAAAGACAAAAGATAAAAGATGAAAGACAAAAGATAAAAGATGAAGGACAAAAGAGAAAAGTTTACCCTGAGCATAGCCGAAGGGATAAAATAGAGGAAGAAGTAAAAAATATCCCCGATAAGTTAAGTCACAAGCCTGTGAAATATCATTATAAGCCTAAGAAAGAGGAATAG
- a CDS encoding replication-associated recombination protein A encodes MNNQPLAERLRPKTLDDYISQDHLVGKSGVLRQVLASGLIPSMIFWGPPGTGKTTLAQIISEQSNRPFFTLSAINSGVKDIREVIDKAKKSSGLFTAKNPILFIDEIHRFSKSQQDSLLGAVEKGWVTLIGATTENPSFEVIPALLSRCQVYTLNSFSKENLIEMLDRAIKQDELIQKKDIAIKEYDALLRLSGGDGRKLLNIFELLINSAVDNKIEITNELVKSKIQTKAVRYDKTGEQHYDIISAFIKSIRGSDPNAAVYWLARMIEGGEDLKFIARRLIILASEDIGNANPNALLLANNTFQAVNVVGFPESRIILSQCVTYMASSPKSNAAYQAINEAQQLVKQTGDLEIPIHLRNAPTKLMKDLNYGKDYLYPHSYQNNFIPQEYMPDEIRGKKLYEPGNNQGENKLRQYLKGMWQEKYKY; translated from the coding sequence ATGAATAATCAACCTCTTGCAGAAAGGTTACGCCCCAAAACTCTGGACGATTATATTAGTCAGGATCATTTAGTTGGAAAATCAGGTGTCTTACGTCAGGTATTAGCGAGTGGTTTGATTCCTTCAATGATATTTTGGGGACCACCCGGAACAGGAAAAACAACTTTAGCGCAGATTATTTCCGAACAGTCGAACAGACCTTTTTTCACTCTATCGGCTATCAACTCCGGAGTAAAAGATATCAGAGAGGTAATCGACAAAGCAAAAAAATCATCCGGATTATTCACCGCTAAAAACCCCATTTTATTTATTGACGAAATTCATCGTTTCAGCAAATCCCAACAGGATTCGCTTTTGGGAGCTGTCGAAAAAGGCTGGGTGACACTAATCGGTGCTACTACCGAAAACCCTAGTTTCGAAGTAATTCCCGCGCTATTATCCAGGTGTCAGGTTTATACTCTAAACTCATTTTCGAAAGAGAACCTGATAGAAATGTTAGACCGTGCAATTAAGCAGGATGAGTTAATTCAGAAAAAAGATATTGCAATTAAGGAATATGATGCTTTACTGAGACTATCGGGAGGTGATGGAAGAAAATTACTGAACATATTTGAATTGCTGATAAATTCGGCTGTTGATAATAAAATCGAGATAACTAACGAGCTGGTAAAAAGTAAAATTCAGACCAAAGCAGTTAGATACGACAAAACAGGAGAACAGCACTATGATATTATTTCGGCCTTTATTAAATCAATAAGAGGTTCCGATCCTAATGCGGCAGTATACTGGCTGGCAAGGATGATTGAAGGAGGTGAAGATTTAAAATTCATCGCACGCAGGTTGATAATACTGGCTTCGGAAGATATAGGTAATGCCAACCCAAATGCACTTTTGCTGGCTAACAATACTTTTCAGGCAGTAAATGTAGTAGGCTTTCCCGAGAGTAGAATTATTCTTAGTCAGTGTGTTACCTATATGGCATCTTCTCCAAAGTCGAACGCCGCATATCAGGCTATAAATGAAGCACAGCAATTAGTGAAACAAACCGGAGATCTGGAAATTCCGATTCACCTACGCAACGCACCTACAAAACTGATGAAGGATTTAAATTATGGCAAAGACTATTTATATCCTCACTCATATCAAAACAATTTTATTCCACAGGAATATATGC